The proteins below come from a single Nocardioides eburneiflavus genomic window:
- a CDS encoding SDR family NAD(P)-dependent oxidoreductase, whose translation MPTPKTTSLITGATAGIGHEYAVQLAARGDDLVLVARDAARLEEVAEELRRAHQVEVEVLVADLTDREQLATVEARLADRARPVDLLVNNAGFGLKQRFLDNSADDETAMLEVLVTAVLRLSHAALGPMAERGHGGIINVSSVAAFLPRGTYSAAKVWVNSFSEWAHLEYRSRGVTVMALCPGFTKTEFHERMQVKRGDGFMWLDVDFLVRKSLEDFEKGRAFSIPGAQYKTIIALTRAIPNRVLRLTQSVGRR comes from the coding sequence ATGCCCACCCCGAAGACCACCTCGCTCATCACCGGCGCGACCGCCGGCATCGGCCACGAGTACGCCGTCCAGCTCGCCGCCCGCGGCGACGACCTCGTCCTCGTCGCGCGCGACGCCGCCCGACTCGAGGAGGTCGCCGAGGAGCTGCGGCGCGCCCACCAGGTCGAGGTCGAGGTGCTCGTCGCCGACCTGACCGACCGCGAGCAGCTCGCCACCGTCGAGGCTCGCCTCGCCGACCGCGCGCGGCCGGTCGACCTGCTCGTCAACAACGCCGGCTTCGGGCTCAAGCAGCGCTTCCTCGACAACTCCGCCGACGACGAGACCGCGATGCTGGAGGTGCTGGTGACCGCGGTGCTGCGGCTCAGCCACGCCGCCCTCGGCCCGATGGCCGAGCGCGGTCACGGCGGCATCATCAACGTCTCCAGCGTCGCCGCCTTCCTCCCCCGCGGCACCTACTCCGCCGCCAAGGTGTGGGTCAACAGCTTCAGCGAGTGGGCCCACCTGGAGTACAGGTCTCGCGGCGTGACGGTGATGGCGCTCTGCCCGGGCTTCACCAAGACCGAGTTCCACGAGCGGATGCAGGTCAAGCGCGGAGACGGCTTCATGTGGCTCGACGTCGACTTCCTCGTGCGGAAGTCCTTGGAGGACTTCGAGAAGGGCCGGGCCTTCTCGATCCCCGGTGCGCAGTACAAGACGATCATCGCGCTCACCCGCGCCATCCCCAACCGGGTGCTGCGGCTCACGCAGTCGGTGGGGCGTCGCTGA
- a CDS encoding HNH endonuclease signature motif containing protein — MSTTAPAPATSPVLDRAVLDRAVADRVLDRAAAAMTAKRRVEVEVLESALAWAHAHTVSDEEVAAGWRSETIHTPGSAAALFGERPLPIAGEGAPLVAEFAVVELSGVLEQSHEATLALLGDVLDLAHRLPRLWTLVQDLTVPVRLGREAARVSRDLDPAAAGHADRLLAWQPRRLNPHRIGVLVHEARLYADPDRAIADHDHALESRRVEVHHEQGAPGVSEVFMSLDVADAVAFDHTVSTMATTMRALGHPGDLGVRRAHAVGLLADPQQALDILAAADVADPDRDVDPDRDETVCVAEEAAYATPDPFRRPTTDTPTDRSGRAGRSGEVRLVLHVTDRDLLADPHTVDPYGVDSHTVDSHTVDARGVARSDELGPMLLGRLQTWLLTAGKVTIAPVLDVEHMAPVDAHDPPAPMAAAVRLRDATCVFPGCSRPSGRADLDHIVEYVPLDEGGPPGQTHPANLAPLCRRHHRAKTFGAFTYHRRPDGAYEWTLPTRRRILTDPPRPRPRPGPGPGPGPEPRSRP; from the coding sequence ATGTCCACCACCGCTCCGGCCCCCGCCACCAGCCCCGTGCTGGATCGTGCGGTGCTGGATCGTGCGGTGGCGGATCGGGTGCTGGATCGGGCGGCGGCGGCGATGACGGCGAAGCGTCGTGTCGAGGTCGAGGTGCTGGAGTCCGCGCTGGCGTGGGCGCACGCGCACACCGTGTCCGACGAGGAGGTCGCGGCGGGGTGGCGTTCGGAGACGATCCACACGCCGGGGTCGGCGGCGGCGTTGTTCGGGGAGCGTCCCCTGCCGATCGCCGGGGAGGGTGCCCCGCTGGTCGCGGAGTTCGCGGTGGTCGAGCTGTCGGGGGTGCTGGAGCAGTCCCACGAGGCCACGCTGGCGCTGCTCGGTGACGTGCTCGACCTGGCCCACCGCCTGCCACGACTGTGGACGCTCGTGCAGGACCTCACCGTGCCGGTGCGGCTGGGTCGGGAGGCCGCCCGGGTCTCGCGCGACCTCGACCCGGCCGCGGCCGGCCACGCGGACCGGCTGCTGGCGTGGCAGCCGCGCCGGCTCAACCCGCACCGCATCGGGGTCCTGGTCCACGAGGCCCGCCTGTACGCCGACCCGGACCGGGCGATCGCCGACCACGACCACGCGCTGGAGTCCCGGCGCGTCGAGGTGCACCACGAGCAGGGCGCACCGGGGGTGAGCGAGGTCTTCATGAGCCTCGACGTGGCTGATGCGGTCGCGTTCGACCACACCGTGTCGACCATGGCCACCACCATGCGAGCCCTGGGTCACCCCGGCGACCTCGGCGTCCGCCGCGCCCACGCGGTCGGGCTCCTCGCCGACCCGCAGCAGGCCCTCGACATCCTCGCCGCCGCGGACGTCGCGGACCCCGACCGTGACGTCGACCCCGACCGCGACGAGACCGTCTGCGTGGCCGAGGAAGCCGCCTACGCCACCCCGGACCCGTTCCGCCGACCCACCACCGACACCCCCACGGACCGGTCAGGCCGGGCGGGTCGGTCGGGTGAGGTGCGGCTGGTGCTCCACGTCACCGACCGCGACCTCCTCGCCGACCCCCACACCGTTGACCCGTACGGCGTCGACTCCCACACCGTCGACTCCCACACCGTCGACGCCCGTGGGGTGGCGCGCAGTGACGAGCTCGGGCCGATGCTGCTCGGCCGGCTCCAGACGTGGCTGCTCACCGCAGGCAAGGTCACCATCGCGCCGGTCCTCGATGTCGAGCACATGGCGCCTGTGGACGCGCACGACCCGCCCGCGCCGATGGCCGCCGCGGTCCGGCTCCGCGACGCCACCTGCGTGTTCCCCGGCTGCAGTCGTCCCTCCGGGCGGGCCGACCTCGACCACATCGTCGAGTACGTCCCCCTCGACGAGGGCGGACCACCCGGCCAGACCCACCCGGCCAACCTCGCGCCCCTGTGCCGCCGGCACCACCGCGCCAAGACCTTCGGCGCCTTCACCTACCACCGCCGACCCGACGGCGCGTACGAGTGGACCCTGCCCACCCGCAGGCGCATCCTCACCGACCCACCCCGCCCACGACCGAGACCAGGCCCAGGACCAGGCCCAGGACCCGAGCCACGGTCCAGACCCTGA
- a CDS encoding class I SAM-dependent methyltransferase — MPWDPGFFHDSYPRLEAAFGARLDESLAPRDPSVLLQVVRELDLRPDSRAVDVGCGEGAYAVRLATHFGLRVLGIDPVQRHLDLARAARRDLVPDIASRLAFERGTATRVPVADASLDLVWCRDVMLHVEHPREAYAEFARVLRRGGHVVAHQAVTTDLLAEEEADWLFDVMGVVPSSADPRVLDEGIAGSGLEVVDTLDLAGEWGEWSQEQEGAVGRALLHLARLLRAPERYRAEFGDAAYDVMLGECRWQVYVTMGKLGGRLDVLRRP; from the coding sequence GTGCCCTGGGACCCCGGCTTCTTCCACGACTCCTACCCGCGGCTCGAGGCCGCCTTCGGGGCGCGCCTCGACGAGAGCCTCGCCCCGCGCGACCCGTCCGTGCTGCTCCAGGTGGTGCGCGAGCTCGACCTGCGCCCCGACAGCCGGGCCGTCGACGTGGGGTGCGGGGAGGGGGCGTACGCCGTCCGGCTCGCGACGCACTTCGGGCTCCGCGTGCTCGGCATCGACCCGGTGCAGCGCCACCTCGACCTGGCCCGTGCGGCGCGGCGCGACCTGGTCCCGGACATCGCGTCACGCCTCGCCTTCGAGCGCGGCACCGCCACCCGGGTGCCGGTGGCCGACGCGTCGCTCGACCTGGTCTGGTGCCGGGACGTGATGCTGCACGTCGAGCACCCCCGCGAGGCGTACGCCGAGTTCGCCCGGGTGCTGCGTCGCGGCGGCCACGTCGTGGCCCACCAGGCGGTGACGACCGACCTGCTCGCCGAGGAGGAGGCGGACTGGCTCTTCGACGTGATGGGCGTGGTCCCCTCCTCGGCCGACCCTCGCGTGCTCGACGAGGGGATCGCCGGGTCCGGGCTCGAGGTGGTCGACACCCTCGACCTGGCCGGCGAGTGGGGCGAGTGGTCGCAGGAGCAGGAGGGCGCCGTCGGTCGCGCCCTGCTGCACCTCGCCCGTCTCCTGCGCGCGCCGGAGCGCTACCGCGCCGAGTTCGGCGACGCCGCGTACGACGTGATGCTGGGCGAGTGCCGGTGGCAGGTCTACGTGACGATGGGAAAGCTCGGCGGTCGCCTCGACGTGCTGCGCAGGCCCTGA
- a CDS encoding MFS transporter, with amino-acid sequence MGAGRERAWRSSRLAIAAAFFTQGLVFISLTTRLPRIQDRWDLGELALSGLLLMMVLLAGVGSLVAERLAPRLDSAVVLRAGLLVVAGSVALAVLAPTTGVFVLALAAYGTGLGLVDATGNMQAVALEHRMGRVVLPSCHGAWTLGGVAGAVITLATGGVPWSAIALVAVVPLAAALAPYLPRDHGVAATSTETDVPWRAIVVVGLALVVFYTVDTAATTWGPVYLDDVFDAPEELVALATLPYLLASGVVRLAGDRLTEHVGAVRLLRAGAAVALVALTVVVAAPTWPVAVLGFTLLGCGVAVVAPLSFSAAAALAGRDADPATRQARVDPVVARFNQFNYVGALLGAVMTGAVGSGSLRVGFAVPLVLVVALFWLARAFAPADAPAVGAPADA; translated from the coding sequence ATGGGTGCGGGCAGGGAGCGGGCGTGGCGGAGCTCGCGGCTCGCCATCGCGGCTGCCTTCTTCACCCAGGGGCTGGTCTTCATCAGCCTGACCACCCGGCTGCCCCGGATCCAGGACCGCTGGGACCTCGGCGAGCTCGCGCTGTCGGGCCTGCTGCTGATGATGGTGCTGCTCGCCGGTGTCGGCTCGCTGGTCGCCGAGCGGCTCGCCCCACGCCTCGACAGCGCGGTCGTCCTCCGCGCCGGCCTGCTCGTCGTCGCCGGGTCCGTCGCGCTGGCGGTCCTGGCGCCGACAACCGGCGTCTTCGTGCTCGCCCTGGCGGCGTACGGGACCGGTCTCGGCCTCGTCGACGCCACCGGCAACATGCAGGCGGTCGCGCTCGAGCACCGGATGGGTCGCGTCGTGCTGCCGTCGTGCCACGGGGCCTGGACCCTCGGCGGCGTGGCCGGCGCCGTCATCACCCTGGCCACCGGAGGCGTGCCCTGGTCGGCGATCGCGCTGGTCGCGGTGGTCCCGCTGGCGGCGGCCCTCGCGCCGTACCTCCCCCGCGACCACGGCGTGGCGGCGACCTCGACCGAGACCGACGTCCCGTGGCGGGCGATCGTCGTGGTCGGCCTGGCGCTCGTCGTCTTCTACACCGTCGACACGGCGGCGACGACGTGGGGACCGGTCTACCTCGACGACGTCTTCGACGCCCCGGAGGAGCTGGTCGCGCTCGCCACGCTCCCCTACCTCCTCGCCAGCGGCGTCGTCCGCCTCGCCGGCGACCGGCTCACCGAGCACGTCGGAGCCGTGCGCCTGCTGCGCGCGGGCGCGGCGGTGGCGCTCGTCGCCCTCACGGTCGTCGTCGCGGCGCCGACCTGGCCCGTCGCCGTCCTCGGGTTCACCCTGCTCGGGTGCGGCGTGGCCGTGGTCGCGCCGCTGAGCTTCTCGGCGGCCGCCGCGCTCGCCGGGCGGGACGCCGATCCGGCGACCCGCCAGGCGCGGGTCGATCCCGTGGTCGCCCGGTTCAACCAGTTCAACTACGTCGGCGCGCTGCTGGGCGCGGTGATGACGGGTGCCGTCGGGTCGGGCTCGCTGCGGGTCGGCTTCGCGGTCCCGCTCGTGCTGGTGGTGGCCCTCTTCTGGCTGGCGAGGGCCTTCGCGCCGGCCGACGCCCCGGCCGTGGGGGCGCCCGCCGACGCGTAG
- a CDS encoding GNAT family N-acetyltransferase, translating into MRIAPARVGDAEALADLHLDVWEEAYAGLMPASVFAERRARRAERVASWHGIIAAGPSDNLLAWADDGRLLGFSSTGPGRDDPAEGLPPLELMALYVRESVYGTGVGHALCEAALGAAPAYVWVLDGNERAIRFYERQGFGFDGVTKHEDVGLERRMVRR; encoded by the coding sequence GTGCGCATCGCACCGGCCCGGGTCGGCGATGCGGAGGCGCTCGCCGACCTGCACCTCGACGTGTGGGAGGAGGCGTACGCCGGCCTCATGCCGGCGTCGGTCTTCGCCGAGCGCCGGGCGCGCCGCGCCGAGCGCGTGGCGAGCTGGCACGGCATCATCGCGGCGGGCCCGAGCGACAACCTCCTGGCGTGGGCGGACGACGGGCGGCTGCTCGGCTTCTCGAGCACCGGCCCCGGTCGCGACGACCCCGCCGAGGGGCTGCCGCCGCTCGAGCTGATGGCGCTCTACGTCCGGGAGTCCGTCTATGGCACCGGCGTCGGGCACGCCCTGTGCGAGGCCGCCCTCGGCGCCGCGCCGGCCTACGTCTGGGTCCTCGACGGCAACGAGCGGGCGATCCGCTTCTACGAGCGGCAGGGCTTCGGCTTCGACGGGGTCACCAAGCACGAGGACGTCGGCCTGGAGCGGCGGATGGTGCGGCGCTAG
- a CDS encoding DUF5302 family protein, with protein sequence MADQDPNAELKAKMREALDRKKGHDHPDDRAGAREKAHGSEVNDKNVAKPMHRRKAGGGGV encoded by the coding sequence ATGGCTGATCAGGACCCCAACGCAGAGCTCAAGGCGAAGATGCGGGAGGCCCTCGATCGCAAGAAGGGCCACGACCACCCCGACGACCGGGCCGGTGCGCGCGAGAAGGCCCACGGCTCGGAGGTCAACGACAAGAACGTCGCCAAGCCGATGCACCGCCGCAAGGCCGGCGGCGGCGGCGTCTGA
- a CDS encoding adenylate kinase: protein MTLPDRVLVYGVTGSGKSTAALAIGERTGHPVTLVDELSWLPGWVPVAEDRQRELFGEIVAGERWLLDSSYGIWLDLVLPRTQLVVGLDYPRWVSLARLVRRTVSGAITKEPRCNGNVETWRKVFDRSSIIRWHFQSFSRKRARMRAWAASPDGPEVLLFRRPRELEAWIATLGE, encoded by the coding sequence GTGACCCTGCCGGACCGCGTCCTCGTCTACGGCGTCACGGGGAGCGGCAAGAGCACGGCGGCGCTCGCGATCGGCGAGCGCACCGGCCACCCGGTGACCCTCGTCGACGAGCTGTCGTGGCTGCCGGGCTGGGTGCCGGTCGCGGAGGACCGCCAGCGCGAGCTGTTCGGCGAGATCGTCGCCGGGGAGCGGTGGCTGCTCGACTCCTCGTACGGCATCTGGCTCGACCTGGTGCTTCCGCGCACGCAGCTCGTCGTAGGGCTCGACTACCCGCGCTGGGTCTCCCTGGCCCGGCTGGTGCGACGGACCGTGTCCGGGGCGATCACCAAGGAACCGCGCTGCAACGGCAACGTCGAGACCTGGCGCAAGGTGTTCGACCGGTCGTCGATCATCCGCTGGCACTTCCAGTCCTTCTCCCGCAAGCGTGCCCGAATGCGCGCCTGGGCCGCCTCGCCCGACGGGCCGGAGGTGCTGCTGTTCCGGCGGCCGCGGGAGCTGGAGGCATGGATCGCGACGCTGGGGGAGTAG
- a CDS encoding PHP domain-containing protein, giving the protein MRIDLHTHSSASDGTDTPGDLVREAAAAGLDVVALTDHDAMSGWDEAQQAADEAGITLVPGLEISTRFHHRGVHLLGYLPDPTHPPLVRELDRILEGRTARTPAIVAALRGHGIDISEDDVRRESGGSVAAGRPHVADALVRRGVVADRTEAFATLLSPGQPGYVNRYASALEEMIPLVAAAGGVTVLAHPWGRGSRSVLDAGALAALKDLGLAGIEVDHQDHSPVDRAELRALARDLDLVVTGSSDHHGLGKVDHDLGVNTTDPEQYERLLSLVRP; this is encoded by the coding sequence GTGCGCATCGACCTCCACACCCACTCCTCGGCCAGTGACGGCACGGACACCCCCGGCGACCTCGTGCGGGAGGCGGCCGCGGCCGGGCTCGACGTCGTCGCGCTGACCGACCACGACGCGATGTCGGGCTGGGACGAGGCGCAGCAGGCGGCGGACGAGGCCGGGATCACGCTGGTCCCGGGCCTCGAGATCAGCACGCGGTTCCACCACCGCGGCGTGCACCTGCTCGGCTACCTGCCCGACCCGACGCACCCGCCGCTGGTGCGGGAGCTGGATCGCATCCTCGAGGGCCGCACCGCACGCACGCCGGCCATCGTGGCCGCCCTGCGCGGGCACGGCATCGACATCAGCGAGGACGACGTACGCCGCGAGTCCGGCGGGTCGGTCGCCGCCGGACGCCCGCACGTGGCGGACGCCCTCGTGCGCCGTGGTGTCGTCGCCGACCGGACCGAGGCCTTCGCGACGCTCCTCAGCCCGGGGCAGCCGGGCTACGTCAACCGCTACGCGTCCGCGCTCGAGGAGATGATCCCCCTCGTCGCGGCGGCCGGTGGCGTCACCGTCCTCGCCCACCCCTGGGGGCGCGGCAGCCGGTCGGTCCTCGACGCAGGGGCGCTCGCGGCGCTCAAGGACCTCGGGCTCGCGGGCATCGAGGTGGACCACCAGGACCACTCACCGGTCGACCGCGCCGAGCTGCGCGCGCTCGCCCGCGACCTCGACCTCGTCGTCACGGGCAGCAGCGACCACCACGGTCTCGGCAAGGTCGACCACGACCTCGGGGTCAACACGACCGACCCCGAGCAGTACGAGCGGCTGTTGTCGCTGGTTCGTCCGTGA
- a CDS encoding histidine phosphatase family protein — MSSVPGPELWVVRHGETEWSRDGRHTSITDLPLTEVGEAAALELAPRLAEVEFDLVLTSPRRRARRTAELAGFADAEVDEDLVEWAYGDYEGVTTAEIRESVPGWTVWTHPTPGGESADEVSTRLDRVVARTRAHGRALVFAHGHSLRVLTARWLEQTAAEGRFFRLDTSTVSVLGFEREHPALLRWNS, encoded by the coding sequence ATGTCGTCGGTCCCGGGTCCCGAGCTGTGGGTCGTCCGTCACGGGGAGACCGAGTGGAGCCGCGACGGTCGGCACACCTCGATCACCGACCTCCCCCTCACCGAGGTCGGCGAGGCTGCGGCGCTCGAGCTCGCGCCCCGGCTGGCCGAGGTGGAGTTCGACCTCGTCCTCACCAGCCCGCGCCGGCGTGCGCGACGTACGGCCGAGCTGGCCGGCTTCGCCGACGCGGAGGTGGACGAGGACCTCGTCGAGTGGGCGTACGGGGACTACGAGGGCGTGACGACCGCCGAGATCCGCGAGAGCGTCCCGGGATGGACGGTCTGGACCCACCCGACCCCGGGTGGCGAGAGCGCCGACGAGGTCTCCACCCGGCTCGACCGCGTCGTCGCCCGCACCCGCGCGCACGGCCGCGCGCTGGTGTTCGCGCACGGGCACTCGCTGCGCGTCCTCACGGCGCGCTGGCTGGAGCAGACCGCCGCCGAGGGCCGCTTCTTCCGGCTCGACACCTCGACCGTCTCGGTGCTCGGCTTCGAGCGCGAGCACCCCGCGCTGCTCCGGTGGAACAGCTGA